The sequence below is a genomic window from Sceloporus undulatus isolate JIND9_A2432 ecotype Alabama chromosome 5, SceUnd_v1.1, whole genome shotgun sequence.
ttccctccacacATCACTGGGAGAACAGATGCACAAGGAGGGAACGTATATGGTCCTTGGTACCTTTTATAGGTCTTCTCAAGAAGAGGTATATAGTGTTATACATAAATGCCCTCTGGGTTAAAACCAGAAGACAGTGGGTTCTGCAGGATCCGAAGATTACTGGGCAGCTGTCTTGATGAACTGGGGCGTTTCAAGGATCCAGTCTGAAAGGTTGTTTCTGTGAGAGAAGATATTTGTTAGTATAAAGTACAGATCAAATACGTGTTTATgtactcctctctctctttccatactTAACTAAATTTAAGCCCGTAAATTCCAaggggaagttttttttaaaaaaagaaggccaATATTTGATATATTTATTTGGTAGCTCCAATATAATCAGACTCTTTTCTACTCTATGATACATGGCTGGGCAGACTTTGCTAAAGTATCTCTTCAGGGAAGAATAGGAGATCAGTATAATGAGCTGTTCTCAGTCCTGCTTCTGAGCAATAGGGTGATTTTGGTTGCTTTTTCATTCAGCTTTCAGAGCTTAATCTTGGTggatttttattatcattatgatgatgatgattactgtttatttataaaaCCCTTCTAAAATACACTGTCACCAACTAAAGGGATGAAATAGGGGTGAAATAATATTAAACCAGGTTGGGGGGTGTCAGAGGGTCAAGAATGcaaccctggttttcagaaaaagaaaaccccTCTCCCTATAATACACCTGTCTAGGTTTGAGTCTATTTGAAACAGAGTTTGTCCCCGAGCCCAATGAGAAATTTGGGCAAGTATCACAAGGAAGGAGAGGAACAGGCTATAGGAAGTCTGGAATGAAAGGCCTACATAGTTCTACAACATACATACCCCTTTCAATCTCTGTGTGCGAAGCCTCTAATTCTGTTGGTTCTGCAGGCAGCACAGTGACCTTCGTCCCTGTTTGCTGGATAAACTGTTGGAGATTGACTTGCCGCAACTCTTTTGTCAGCTGCTCTAGTTCCTGTTCTCTCTCCTGAGAAGAAGATAAACAAGTTATTTTTTGATGCTCTCAAATCAAAAACAAATAACTTGAAGAACTGGGTAgtgttcaagaaaaatgaaggctCACAAGATCTGTATTGTAagttcagtgttttgttttttgatctTCATGCATCCTCCTCCACTCTGTAAATATATTCCATTCCCACAAGTGTCACTCTAAAAAATGACCTCCTGGATGGCTAAATGATTTGGGGGAAATTATGTGAACGAAATAAATCATGACTTCAAATGCACTCAAATTCAAATTCACTCAACTTCAAATTTTTAGCTATTCAGGTTAACCTAAGCCACATTGATTTGAATGACTATTCTATGTATCACTAAGTCTGAATCCCAAAAAGTGAATGCAATGGTTATCAACTTGGTGGTCCAGGCAGTAACAAAACTAAACCTTATTGAAGGTAAGTCATTCTCATGCAGGACCCTGGCAGATAAACAAACCACAATGAAACTGCTACATACACATCTTGGACCAAATCctgaaaaataatgaccatgccTACATTCGACACCTGTGTCACATCTACATTCAATCTGTTTTTCTTGTACTCATCTGCTTCTCTCTGCAGTTCAAATCTCTCTGAAAAATGGTTAAGTGTACATATCGAAGGTAACATCATTCAAACAATTATTTTATTCTAAAAACCCTCTTGCTATTCCAAGATTATTTTGTTTCCAAAGAGGAAATTTAACTAAAATAAAGAATCAGTCTGAGTTTGTCATCCTCCTTACTGAAGCTTACAGAGTAAAAGAACATATGTACTTGCTCTGGAAGAGCATCTTCCAAGTATGCATTGATTGTACATCTTTATTCAAACAACCAATCTGTTACAGGACAAGAAAGCTAAACAAGATCACATATGACCTCTCTTCTCAAAACCCAGAAATATCCAATAGCAGATTATGTCCTCACCTGTAACCTTTTGGTGGCCTGGCCCAAAGACCTCTCCACGGCTTTAATACCATTTTCCAGCCTCAGACTTTGCTGTCCCTGAATATCAATTTCCCCCTTGACTTTTTCAATCTTCCCTTTGACTTCTTCTTCATTTACTTTTGACTCCTCCACTTCCCGATGTAACTTTTCAGCCTCAAGGCCACTTTCCATGCCACGAATCTGGGCTATATACTCCTTCAGTTTGTTTTCACAGTCCAAAATCCTTTGTCTGATCTCTTGAAGCTGCTCCTTCAGTTGCTTCTCATTTTCTTGCTCAATCTGGAGCTcattttcccagaattcctcctcCTCAATCTCAACCTCGTTCCTTTTGATCTTCTGCTCCAGTCTGACAATTTCATCTTCCAGGCTGTAACTGAACCTCTGCTCCCAGTATTTGATCTCAGCATCATTTGAATCCAGCTGTTTCTCAATAGACTGCAGCTTTTCTGTCTGGAGGTGGATCAGTTTCTTCAACTCATCAGCTGTCGTCTTGCAGTTCAAAACTTTTTGCTTGAATTCagattcttttcctttcccaaaaatgTCCATTAATCCTTTCGCCCCTCCTGTGAAAGTCAAAGATTTCCTTTTGGGTTCCCGCCTTTTTATTGACTTGTCATTCTGAGGTCTTAGCTTGGCTAATGGAGGCAAGCTCTGACGATACAAAGTTCTTTCTGGTATCCGAGCAACACTGTCTGAAGTTGGCCTCTCGCTGAGGGATGGCCCAGTACGCCGTAATACTAGCTGCACATCACTTGCATATTGTCCCCATTTGTTCAAGGAAATAATAGGATTTTCATGAGGTGCCAGGTGCCTCTCTGTGTCTCTCCATTTCTCTATTAAGGTATACCTTCCTGTACGACctatgaagggaaaaaaagatgtttTAGACACTGCATGCAATATGAAAAATTTCCCAGCAGAGGGAGCAAAAGTATTACAAGATAAGGCCATCAAGAAAGTTTCACTAGCACAATTATGTCGATCACCAGGTCTCACATCCCACAACTAATTTTTAGAAGCCCTAGGTTGGCAGCAGAATATCAAGTCATTAGGGGGCTGCCACACCTAACTGATGCATTGTACCTGGTTTAGCAGATCACACATGGTATGAGCTTGTAAACAGACTGCTATGTGATTTACACTTCAAACCTGACATGTCTTTTCTGAAGTAAAGCACTCTTGATTGGGAGGAAGTTAAAATTCAACTTGCTCTCTCTCTACTGAAAATACATTCAGTCCTCCATATTAACAGaatctttatctacagattcaactacTCATggcattgtatgtatgtatgtatgtatgtatatgtgtttatgtatatgtatatgggcactggtggcgcagtgcttaaatgcctgtactgcagccattcactcaaaaccacaaggttgcgagttcaagaccagcaaaagggcccaagcttgactcaggcttgcatccttccgaggtcgctaaaatgagtacccagactgttgggggcaaattagcttacttgctaattagcttacttgctgttcaccgctatgatctttggaatagcggtatataaataaaacaaattattattattattattattattattattattattattatgtatatattccaaaaggcaaagcttgattttgccattttatataagggacacaatttttaccatgccattatatttaatgggacttgagcatccatggattttgttatccacggaggtgTCCTGCAACCAAATCCCTATGGATACTAAGGGCTCATTGTAGCTAGTAAGAACAAAAGTATGGATTCAGAACCATTATTGCCCTATGAGTAAAACCTCATTGTATTCCTTAGACAttaccaatttttaaaatctctttaacCAGTTAATAACAACTAGGGGatggtagatttaaaaaaaaaagcttatggAATACAGAAGCAGAGTTGGAAGTTGACAGCATGCAAAATCAGAAAAAGTCTTGGTATGCACAAGTCTAAGCACAATGGAATACATTTGCTTTATATAAAGGGACACCATCCTACAGTGCcatagtatataatgggacttgagcatctacggattttggtatccactgggggtcctgcaagccctggtggcgcagtggttaaatgcctgtactgcagccattcactcgaaaccacaaggttgcgagttcaagaccagcaaaagggcccaagctcgactcaggcttgcatccttccgaggagggagctaaaatgagtacccagactgttgggggcaaattagcttacttgctaattagcttacttgctgttcaccgctatgatccttggaatagcggtatataaataaaaaaaaaataaaagcccagtggatacctaGGACCAACTATAATACTGTAGGTGAACCATGCTTTACCACTACATGCATGAACCTGACTTGACTTCTCAAGACATCTTGGGCTGGCATGTACCCCCCACTCTCTTAGGATGATTTTAGCATTGTTTAGCTTTACTGTTACAGAATCATGCTTTGCTGTTACATACttgagttgtgttttttttaaatcaaccctCCCATTTTTGTTTAGCATTATGTGCTAATCAGGtttatgtgaaaatcttcatatgGAGAGGAAAACAACTTGGAGACAATGGAGTCCATTTCCTTGTTAACTGAACAATGGTATCTGAGAAGATaaatacacttgttcctccatatttgctagggttaggggcacaagacccccgtgaatatggaaaaaccacaaataacaaaaacaccatatttttacctgagaggacacctctctaggcatctctaggtcttccagtgcaaatctgtggtcaacatccgacagacattgactataggactgcactggaggagctacaaaggcctctGGGAATCtatgtctttcagtgcaacttttaattaaagttgatcatagagttgcactggaggacctagacattcctagagagaacatattaatcaaagccgtgaataatcaaagccgcaaatatagagggatgagtgtattggTTCTGATTTGATTTGAAAGTGAGACTGGTTTAGATTTAATAGCTTTTCTTTATGGCATTCaattcttttttgaaatatttttctaaaaGGTCAAGCCAGaactgggaattttttttaagaTTACAGCCTAGAATTCTATTTGAAGTAGTCTCATTTACTAGAATAGGAATGCTGGAGAATAAATAGTACTGGGAACACAGCATTTTGTCTAAATGCTCACAGCACTTACAAGGATTACAAGAAAAAATACAGGACACAAAGAAGCAACATCTTTGTATTATAGACAGAACTTGGAATGCTACTTCTGAAAAGCAATTTTTGAATTCCATTTTACAAAGCACTTTTGACAGTGGCATTAAGGTTTAtgctgtattcttttaaaaaaaccacacacccaATTTCCCCTTTGATCAGGGAGTACTGCCACTTAGCTAATAcaaggtggtagtggtggtgggagGTTGCTTTAATGTTTTCTTTGGTGTGGGTAAAGGTCCTGTACCACTCACAGCAGTTCAGTATCCTGTCTGCTGCTTCCAACTTCACCAGCATTTCAGAGCAATGTGATGCTTGTAAGCCAGTCCAAGAACTGTGGCACACAGCCAGGATCGCTCTAAAGACAGCCCAGGAAGTACAGCCCACTGCATTTCTGTGTTGCTTTGAAATATGGGTGGATTTGAAAGCAGCACTCAGGCTCTTCCACTGCAGAGGCTGGTGTCAGATCTTTATTTTAATGCACAAATTCTTCAATCATCCATGGACATTTTCTATAATTAAAGTGAGTGGCAACATTCCTTGCCCTGAACGTAATCAACTACCTTTAacacataacaaaacaacaaatttggCCGATGttaaattaaataacaaaagGTACAACACTGCCTCTTTTTTAAACCTTGTTACAATAAAATTGTAAtgcattacttccaagctctgattacaGATCAGGCCTTGTAGCAGAGAAAAATGGTAGCCTAAGGTCTTCCTCGTGATTTAATTTTGGAGGTGAAATTTGAATTAAGGATCATTAGGGCTAtaattcagagaaaagcaatggcaaaatcacctgtgagtattccttgcctaagaaaaccccatgaaattatcAGGTCACCATGGCAAGGTGACTTGAAGTcatgtacacagagagagagctcAAAGCTCATTCCTTAACAACTAAGCCACATTAGCATTTGCATTTTTCCTAAAGGTTTATGGAAACTACAGCTAAATAAGGGAGAATTCTTTCTGAAAGACTTACCATCATCCTATGAAGGACAGTCTCCAGGATTCTCtgggaaagcatgtaaaagtataGGCAAGCCCTACTTATACTACTTTATGAGGCTGACACTGAATTATGTTGTATGTTTATTAGAATTTTATACACGGATTATAAATTTATGGTACTAGatttcctccctccccatcaTAACTATAAGCCATGCATTAAGTGCTATGACAAACTATCTTGACAGTGAACCTGAATGAAATGGTTAAGTCATACACAAAGCAATACACAGACAGAAAGCCAACATACATTCTGAGTCACTCCAAACATATAtttgtgggtgcactgtacactcTTAGTACTCATggtaaaaccaaaccaaatgctGCTCACCCTGGCAATTTAAACACCTCTTAATGTCTAAAAAGGGAAACAGCAGAGCAATATCCCTTCCACAAACTGTGTTGAGAACAAAGGCTGCagacttacttttttaaaacttaaaaacttCAGGGCTTTTAGACTATTCGGTAATGCTATCAAAGGATTTTGTGCCAACCAGAGACAGAGTTAACTACTGTATATGCTGTGTTTCAAAAGACAAGCTGCTTAGCCCAATCTACAATTTCAGGTTGGTTTGTTGTTAAAACTATTATAGTActaaaaacaaccccaaacccaaATACTCTGAGAAATAAGGGGATAATAAGTACATTTGCAAAGGAAATTGAATCAAGGAATTAAGTAACACAGAGAATAAATAAGCAACTGTTCATGAGTACGATTATAATTTTGTATATTGGCTTTTGAGGTTTCATAAGAAACTTATGTTCTATTCCGCCAAAGTGAGAGATGCAAGCTTATATTTAAGAACTACGGTACTAAACTAAATCTTGCCCAGTGGTAGGAAACACACCACAGGAGATGCTGATCTTGAGGCAATAATGTTAACATTATTCTAGCCTAGCTTTCATGTTTCTCAAGTCATAATACCCAATATTAAT
It includes:
- the LOC121931573 gene encoding ras association domain-containing protein 8, with the protein product MIEQIMELKVWVDGVQRIVCGVTEVTTCQEVVIALAQAIGRTGRYTLIEKWRDTERHLAPHENPIISLNKWGQYASDVQLVLRRTGPSLSERPTSDSVARIPERTLYRQSLPPLAKLRPQNDKSIKRREPKRKSLTFTGGAKGLMDIFGKGKESEFKQKVLNCKTTADELKKLIHLQTEKLQSIEKQLDSNDAEIKYWEQRFSYSLEDEIVRLEQKIKRNEVEIEEEEFWENELQIEQENEKQLKEQLQEIRQRILDCENKLKEYIAQIRGMESGLEAEKLHREVEESKVNEEEVKGKIEKVKGEIDIQGQQSLRLENGIKAVERSLGQATKRLQEREQELEQLTKELRQVNLQQFIQQTGTKVTVLPAEPTELEASHTEIERETTFQTGSLKRPSSSRQLPSNLRILQNPLSSGFNPEGIYV